CGTTCCCGCTGCCGTCGGTGGTGCGCATGCTCTACTACGTCCGCCGCGCGCGCAAGCGGGTGGCCCTCACGAAGAAGAACGTGCTGCTGCGCGACGACTACGCCTGCGCGTACTGCGCGGTGCGCGGACGGTCCGACATGACGGTTGACCACGTCGTGCCGCGGAGCCGGGGCGGCTTCTCGGTGTGGGAGAACCTGGTCGCGTGCTGCCAGGCGTGCAACGCGCGCAAGGGCAACCGCACGCCGCAGGAGGCGCGGATGACGCTGCGCCGCGCGCCGCGCGAGCCGCGCTTCATCCCGTGGGTCGTCGTGCGCCGCAACACCGCGCCGGACGAGTGGCGCGCGTATCTCGCGCTGTACAGTGTCGGGATCGAAGAGCGGGTCGAGCGGTGAGCGCGCTGGGCGAAGCGGTTCAGCGCCGCGTCGGCGCGCGCGTTCGGGCGCTGCGAGCGGAGCGCGGTCTGACGCAGCTCCGGCTCGCGGGCCGGGCCGGCATGAGCCGGCCCTCGCTCGCCAACATCGAGGCGGGCCGTCAGAACGTCGGCGTGCGGGCGCTGTGCGCGCTCGCCGAAGCGCTCGGCGTGCGGGTCGAGGAACTGCTGACCGCACCCGACGAACCGGGCTAAGGTGACGGACGCGCCAGAGCGCTTCGAACGGGACGGCTTTCTCGTACTCCCGGGGTTCAAGTCGTCCGGCGAGATCGCCGCGCTGCGGGCGCGCGCGGCGGCGATCGTCGACGCGTTCGATCCGACCGAATCGGCGGGGGTCTTCACCACGCGCGACGAGTCGCGCACGAAATCGGACGAGTACTTTCTGACCTCCGGGAACAGGGTCCGCTGCTTTTTCGAGGAGGAGGCGTTCGACGCGTCGGGCGCGCTGCGCGCGCCGAAGGAGCTTTCGATTAACAAGATCGGCCACGCGATGCACGACCTCGATCCGGTCTTCGAGCGCTTCTCGCGCGGCCCGCAGCTGCACGAGCTCGCGCAGCAGCTCGGCATCGCGGAGCCGCGCGTCTACCAGTCGATGTACATCTTCAAGCAGCCGCGGATCGGCGGCGAGGTCCGCTGGCACCAGGACGCGACGTACTTCGACACCGACCCGGTTTCCGTGACGACGCTGTGGTTCGCGCTGGAGCGCGCCGACCGCAGCAACGGCTGCTTGTGGGTGCAGCGCGGCGGACATCGCACGCCGCTGCGCGAGCGCTTCGTCGTCGACGGCGGCGGACCACGGATCGAGCAGCTCGACGCAACGCCGTGGCCGAGCGAAGCTGACGCCGAGCCCGTCGAGGTCGACGCCGGGACGCTGGTCGTGTTGCACGGTCGGCTCCCGCACTACAGCGCGCCGAACCGCTCGGAGACCTCGCGGCACGCGTACACTTTGCACTTCGTCGATGCACGCGCGCTCTATTCCCCGCGCAACTGGCTGCAGCGAAACGCGTCGTTCCCCGCGCGCGGTTTCGTCTAGCGTAACGACGAGATGAACGCTCCCGACTCGTCGACGTTCTCGTTCGTCAACGACGGCGTGCAGGTCGTGGTCGACCGCGTCCTTCCGGCCGAGACGCCGAAGGCGGCGGTGATCGTCGTGCACGGGATGGCCGAGCACGCCGAGCGCTACGCGCGCTTCGCCACCGAGCTGGCCGCGCACGGCTTTGCGGTGTACGCGCCGGATCACCGCGGCCACGGGCGCACCGCGGGCGGGAGCGAGCTGCTCGGGTGGGCCGGTGACGACGGCTGGAACGGGGTCGTGCGCGACCTCGAGCGGCTCCTTTCCATCGTGCGCGAGCGGCATCCCGAGGTGCCGCTGTTTCTGTTCGGCCACAGCATGGGCTCGATGCTCGCGCAACGCGTCGCGCAGCTCCGCGGCGCCGAGCTGTCCGGGCTGATCCTCTCTGGAACGACCGGCTCGGCACCGAACTTGCGCGCCGGGATCGCCGCCGCCGCGACGGTGCGCGCGCTGCGCGGCGACCGCGCGCCCTCGCCGCTGCAACGGGTGATGTTCGCGGACTTCAACAAACCGTTCGAGCGGCGCACCGGCTTCGAGTGGCTCAGCCGCGACGCGACGGAGGTGCAGAAGTACGCGGACGACCCCCGCTGCGGCTTCACCTTCTCGAACCGGTTCATGCTCGACATGCTGCGCGGCTACGCGCAGACGTGGAAGCGCGCGAACGAGCGCCGCATCCCGGCCGGCTTGCCGGTATTGATGTTCTCCGGCGCGCGCGATCCCGTCGGCGGCGGCGGCAAGAACGTCATGGCACTGGCGAAACGCTATCGCGCGCTCGGTTTGCGCGACGTGCAGGTCGTCCTCTACCCGGACGCGCGGCACGAGACGCTCAACGAGATCAACCGCGCCGAAGTCGTCCGCGACGTCATCGCCTGGCTCGAAGCGCACGTCTAATCGACGAAGATATCGTCCCTCAACGGGGTTCCCGGGTCGACGGCGTAGCCGCCGAAGTCGGTCGTCCCGAGCTCGCGCAGAATCTCTTCGTCGATGAACGTGTTGCCGGTGCAGCTGCGCGCGTCGCGGGTGAGGATCGCGTAGGCGGCGTCGGCGACGATCTCGGGTTTGCGCGACGCGCGGATCACCGCGTCGCCGCCGAGCAGGTTCTGCACCGCGGCGGTCGCGATCGTGGTCTTCGGCCACAGCGCGTTCGCGGCGATCCCGCGCTCGCGAAACTCCGCGGCGAAGGCGAGCGTCAGCAGCGTCATCCCGTACTTCTTGAACGTGTACGCCGGGGCGCCGGCAACCCACTTCGACCGCAGCGCGATCGGCGGCGAGAGCGTCAGGATATGCGCGTTCGCAGCCTTCTCCAAGTGCGGCAGCGCCGCGCGCGTCACGAGATACGTCGCGCGCGGGCCGATCGCGGTCATCAGGTCGAATGCCTTCGCGTCGACCTGCGCCGTCCCGCCCAATCGGATCGCGCTCGCGTTGTTCACCACGATGTCGATCCCGCCGAACGTCTCCGCCGCCCGCTTCACCGCCGACGCCACCGCGTCCTCGTTGCGTATGTCGCACACCAGAGGCAGCGCGCGGCCGCCCGCCGCCTCGATCTCCTCGGCGGCGGTATGAATTGTGCCGGCAAGTCTGGGGTCGGGCGTGTCGGTCTTCGCCGCTATGGCGAGGTTCGCGCCCTCCTGCGCCAGGCTCTTGGCGATCGCGAGCCCAATCCCCCGGCTGCCGCCGCTCATGAACACCGTCTTACCCTTCATGGTCCGTCCCTCCGCGAGTGCTGCGGACCACTCTGGCATGAAACGCGCGCGATGGCAGCTCAGGGTCGGCGCAGATCGAGCACCCAGTCCTCGCCGACGGAAGGCGGTCCGGACATCGCGTGCGGCGTCGATGCGACCAGCCGGAAGCCGAGCTTAGCGTAGATCGCGCGCGCCGCAGTCAGCACCTCGTTCGTCCACAGCACCACGCGGCCATAGCCCGTCTCGCGCGCGAAACCCACGCAGGTCTCCGTCAGACGCCGCCCGAGCCCGATGCCGCGCGCCGACGGCTCGACCAGCAGCAGCCGCAACCTCGCATCTGTTTCGTTC
The DNA window shown above is from Candidatus Eremiobacterota bacterium and carries:
- a CDS encoding HNH endonuclease, translating into MSDSVLVLNFTYEPLGVVDLRRAVRLLFARKVEIVHRGAREVRTTSIAFPLPSVVRMLYYVRRARKRVALTKKNVLLRDDYACAYCAVRGRSDMTVDHVVPRSRGGFSVWENLVACCQACNARKGNRTPQEARMTLRRAPREPRFIPWVVVRRNTAPDEWRAYLALYSVGIEERVER
- a CDS encoding helix-turn-helix transcriptional regulator, which encodes MSALGEAVQRRVGARVRALRAERGLTQLRLAGRAGMSRPSLANIEAGRQNVGVRALCALAEALGVRVEELLTAPDEPG
- a CDS encoding phytanoyl-CoA dioxygenase family protein, encoding MTDAPERFERDGFLVLPGFKSSGEIAALRARAAAIVDAFDPTESAGVFTTRDESRTKSDEYFLTSGNRVRCFFEEEAFDASGALRAPKELSINKIGHAMHDLDPVFERFSRGPQLHELAQQLGIAEPRVYQSMYIFKQPRIGGEVRWHQDATYFDTDPVSVTTLWFALERADRSNGCLWVQRGGHRTPLRERFVVDGGGPRIEQLDATPWPSEADAEPVEVDAGTLVVLHGRLPHYSAPNRSETSRHAYTLHFVDARALYSPRNWLQRNASFPARGFV
- a CDS encoding lysophospholipase → MNAPDSSTFSFVNDGVQVVVDRVLPAETPKAAVIVVHGMAEHAERYARFATELAAHGFAVYAPDHRGHGRTAGGSELLGWAGDDGWNGVVRDLERLLSIVRERHPEVPLFLFGHSMGSMLAQRVAQLRGAELSGLILSGTTGSAPNLRAGIAAAATVRALRGDRAPSPLQRVMFADFNKPFERRTGFEWLSRDATEVQKYADDPRCGFTFSNRFMLDMLRGYAQTWKRANERRIPAGLPVLMFSGARDPVGGGGKNVMALAKRYRALGLRDVQVVLYPDARHETLNEINRAEVVRDVIAWLEAHV
- a CDS encoding NAD(P)-dependent oxidoreductase — translated: MKGKTVFMSGGSRGIGLAIAKSLAQEGANLAIAAKTDTPDPRLAGTIHTAAEEIEAAGGRALPLVCDIRNEDAVASAVKRAAETFGGIDIVVNNASAIRLGGTAQVDAKAFDLMTAIGPRATYLVTRAALPHLEKAANAHILTLSPPIALRSKWVAGAPAYTFKKYGMTLLTLAFAAEFRERGIAANALWPKTTIATAAVQNLLGGDAVIRASRKPEIVADAAYAILTRDARSCTGNTFIDEEILRELGTTDFGGYAVDPGTPLRDDIFVD
- a CDS encoding GNAT family N-acetyltransferase, giving the protein NETDARLRLLLVEPSARGIGLGRRLTETCVGFARETGYGRVVLWTNEVLTAARAIYAKLGFRLVASTPHAMSGPPSVGEDWVLDLRRP